One region of Oceanipulchritudo coccoides genomic DNA includes:
- a CDS encoding zinc ribbon domain-containing protein has protein sequence MVADWIQKLLILQDRDTRCDSIRRQLDDIPREIQKEEVAIGQLEFALAEKENGLKALEVRRLELEGDVAEAEEHIIKYKTQQMQVKKNEEFTALENEIKNLQSSISDLEDKELQVLEDIELYQSELEKLSQLTKEQKHTLEAHIQLLKDNFTSFQSELKAAGEAVEACAKEVDESVLQQYKYVKGQVKRPPVVVQLEDGRCQGCHLKVSGDIESTTRRGKELVRCDSCGRILYFDR, from the coding sequence ATGGTTGCTGACTGGATTCAAAAGCTTTTAATCCTGCAAGATCGGGATACTCGCTGTGATTCCATTCGTCGACAACTGGATGATATCCCACGGGAAATCCAAAAAGAGGAGGTGGCCATCGGCCAGCTTGAGTTTGCGCTGGCCGAAAAGGAGAATGGGCTGAAAGCCTTGGAAGTGCGCCGGCTCGAACTTGAGGGAGATGTCGCTGAAGCGGAGGAGCATATCATCAAGTACAAGACCCAGCAGATGCAGGTCAAAAAGAACGAGGAATTCACGGCCCTCGAAAACGAGATCAAGAACCTGCAATCATCCATTTCAGATCTGGAGGATAAGGAGCTCCAGGTCCTTGAGGATATCGAGCTGTATCAATCCGAGCTGGAGAAATTGAGCCAGTTGACCAAGGAGCAAAAGCACACCCTCGAGGCGCATATCCAGTTACTGAAGGACAATTTTACCTCCTTCCAATCCGAATTGAAAGCTGCCGGTGAGGCAGTTGAAGCTTGTGCGAAGGAGGTGGATGAATCTGTTCTCCAGCAATACAAGTACGTCAAGGGGCAGGTGAAGCGCCCACCCGTTGTCGTGCAGTTGGAGGATGGCCGTTGCCAGGGATGTCACCTCAAGGTATCTGGCGATATCGAGTCCACTACCCGGCGGGGGAAGGAACTTGTCCGCTGCGACAGTTGCGGCCGAATCCTTTACTTTGACCGGTAG